Proteins co-encoded in one Marmota flaviventris isolate mMarFla1 chromosome 9, mMarFla1.hap1, whole genome shotgun sequence genomic window:
- the LOC114098588 gene encoding olfactory receptor 51D1 yields MAFSNGTLVHPAYFLLVGIPGVGPDVHFWLAFPLCFMYALATLGNLTIILIIRMERHLQQPMYLFLAMLSTIDLVLSSVTMPKMTILFLMGIQEIEFSVCLAQMFLIHALSAMESAVLLAMAFDRFVAICHPLRHASVLTGPTVAKIGLAALTRGFVFFFPLPFILKRLSYCRTHTVTHSFCLHQDIMKLSCTDTTVNVVYGLFIILSVMGVDSLFIGFSYILILRAVLELSSQGAALKAFNTCISHLCAVLVFYVPLIGLSVVHRLGGPTTLLHVVMANIYLLLPPVVNPIVYGAKTKEIRSRVVHMFSQGGR; encoded by the coding sequence ATGGCTTTCTCAAATGGAACTCTGGTCCACCCAGCCTATTTCCTACTGGTGGGAATCCCTGGTGTGGGGCCTGATGTACACTTTTGGCTGGCTTTCCCACTGTGTTTTATGTATGCCTTGGCTACTCTGGGCAACCTGACCATCATCCTCATCATTCGCATGGAGAGGCATCTGCAGCAGCCCATGTATCTCTTCCTGGCCATGCTTTCCACCATTGACCTTGTCCTCTCCTCTGTCACCATGCCCAAGATGACCATCCTTTTCCTGATGGGCATTCAGGAGATTGAGTTCAGTGTTTGCCTGGCCCAGATGTTTCTTATCCATGCTCTGTCAGCCATGGAGTCAGCTGTCTTGCTGGCCATGGCTTTTGaccgctttgtggccatctgccacccaTTGCGACATGCTTCTGTGCTGACAGGGCCTACTGTGGCCAAGATTGGATTAGCTGCCCTAACCAGgggctttgttttcttcttcccacTGCCCTTCATCCTGAAGCGGTTGTCATACTGCAGAACGCATACTGTCACACACTCCTTCTGTCTGCACCAAGATATTATGAAGCTGTCCTGTACTGACACCACCGTCAATGTGGTTTATGGACTCTTCATCATCCTTTCAGTCATGGGTGTGGACTCCCTCTTCATTGGCTTCTCCTACATCCTCATTCTGCGGGCTGTGTTGGAGCTGTCCTCTCAAGGGGCAGCACTCAAGGCTTTCAACACCTGTATCTCCCATCTCTGTGCTGTCCTGGTCTTCTATGTGCCCCTCATTGGGCTCTCAGTGGTTCACAGGCTGGGTGGTCCCACCACCCTACTTCATGTGGTTATGGCTAATATCTATCTACTGCTACCACCCGTAGTCAACCCCATTGTCTATGGAGCCAAGACCAAGGAGATCCGTTCAAGGGTCGTCCATATGTTCTCACAAGGTGGCAGATGA